In the genome of Desulfofarcimen acetoxidans DSM 771, one region contains:
- a CDS encoding cadherin-like beta sandwich domain-containing protein, translating to MSNIALKKAAGANSFVYPYIPAKAVDGVVTPLNRWLGTSPIPPSPGVPVPNWLSVDLGANFWVSRWVVKQLGGVGWSTNYNLVDYKFQGSLDNSNWFDLDSVTDNSLNCTDRTITPYKVRWVRVYITKGLRCNTNFASIAEFEVYDAPPTDSTLSALSLNSGAAVIPINPPFAKTTVAYTASVGFDTENITVMPTTTDPNATVEVNGVPVLWGQSSQPVSLTAEGITPVNIVVTPVIGEPQTYTVNVTRASSPYLSGLAIKSGRTTLTLSPPFNRNTFEYTATAGVITSVLITATAEDTGATIEIKGNPATSGVALTVPVSTGSNPIDIVVSSVFGTDQKTYLCTINVGS from the coding sequence ATGAGTAATATTGCTCTAAAAAAGGCCGCAGGGGCAAACAGTTTTGTTTATCCTTACATACCGGCTAAAGCAGTTGACGGGGTAGTGACACCGCTCAACAGGTGGCTGGGTACATCGCCGATTCCACCGTCGCCGGGAGTACCGGTACCCAACTGGCTAAGTGTCGACCTCGGCGCTAATTTTTGGGTCAGCCGATGGGTGGTCAAGCAACTGGGAGGCGTAGGCTGGTCGACTAATTACAATCTGGTAGATTACAAGTTTCAGGGAAGTCTGGATAATTCTAATTGGTTCGATCTTGACAGTGTGACCGATAATTCGTTAAATTGCACCGACAGAACGATTACACCCTATAAGGTTAGGTGGGTAAGGGTTTACATTACCAAAGGCTTGAGGTGTAATACAAATTTTGCTTCGATAGCGGAATTTGAAGTGTATGACGCGCCTCCCACAGACTCGACCTTATCGGCTCTTAGTTTAAACAGCGGTGCTGCCGTTATTCCTATTAATCCGCCCTTTGCAAAAACAACCGTTGCGTACACCGCGTCGGTTGGCTTTGACACTGAAAATATAACCGTGATGCCAACGACGACAGATCCTAATGCCACAGTTGAGGTAAACGGTGTCCCGGTGCTGTGGGGGCAGTCATCCCAACCGGTCAGCCTGACAGCGGAAGGCATTACACCGGTTAATATAGTGGTTACTCCCGTTATCGGTGAGCCGCAGACATATACAGTCAATGTGACCAGGGCCAGCAGCCCGTATTTGAGTGGGTTGGCAATAAAGTCAGGAAGGACAACGCTTACTCTTTCCCCGCCTTTCAATCGGAATACTTTTGAGTATACTGCTACGGCCGGCGTTATCACAAGTGTTTTAATAACCGCTACCGCCGAAGATACCGGCGCGACAATCGAAATTAAAGGCAATCCTGCAACCAGTGGAGTTGCATTAACGGTTCCTGTGAGCACAGGCAGCAATCCGATTGATATCGTAGTTTCTTCAGTATTTGGTACAGATCAAAAAACATATCTGTGCACAATAAATGTCGGATCTTGA
- a CDS encoding Rqc2 family fibronectin-binding protein, translated as MPFDGLVLAAVKQELDVLTGGRIERIYQPSKDEVVLSIHRPGSKQRLVLSAHAYKTRIHTTSHTKENPLNAPLFCMVLRKHLEGGRICGFSQPGLDRVLIIDIEARDELGQMTSKHLICEIMGKHSNIILVDKERNTIIDGIKRYSHNVSRYREVLPGRVYLPPPEQNKQNPLLLNEDSFRKYLLAGSLEAKVTNILQKSFDGLSPLICREIIYRSGLDADLILDHCGEHELRLLWQSLAAITENARKGVYYPVILFDRSGLPVDYAAFDISHLEGLSKQTSAMCSILDQYYTAVYSLDLVNGQKQALNQIVNKEMKRLQKKIDIYQQNLVDAEEAEIYKLYGELLTANLYRVSSKDTDVELENFYRPGETVVVKLDSRLSPSENAQSYFKKYLKSKNTKLSAEELSKQAHSDLAYLESVETAIAQAVTTAEMAEIKLELVEEGLLKETSRRINHKKVKKDKKDRNKPRPMSFCSTDGIQILVGKNNKQNDYLTMKIASEKDIWLHTKDIPGSHVIIRTEGKEVSENTLLEAASLAAYFSKARNLAKVPVDYTARKFVHKPNGAKPGYVIYDKQKTLLVAPNEELLENLTAQKPL; from the coding sequence ATGCCTTTTGACGGCTTAGTTTTAGCTGCAGTAAAGCAGGAATTGGATGTATTAACAGGCGGGAGAATTGAACGTATTTATCAGCCTTCTAAAGATGAAGTAGTGCTCAGTATTCACCGTCCCGGAAGCAAACAGCGTTTAGTGCTCTCTGCTCACGCCTATAAAACAAGGATACATACTACCTCTCATACGAAAGAGAATCCCTTAAACGCCCCCTTATTCTGTATGGTTTTACGAAAACACCTGGAAGGAGGGCGTATCTGCGGGTTCTCTCAACCTGGTCTGGATAGGGTTTTGATTATTGATATCGAAGCCAGGGATGAATTAGGTCAAATGACCAGCAAGCATTTAATCTGCGAAATTATGGGCAAACACAGCAATATTATTCTGGTTGATAAAGAGCGGAATACCATAATTGACGGTATAAAACGTTATTCGCACAATGTAAGCCGTTACCGCGAGGTACTGCCTGGCAGGGTTTACCTGCCTCCCCCGGAACAGAATAAGCAAAACCCCCTGCTTTTAAATGAAGATTCCTTCCGGAAGTACCTGCTGGCAGGCTCTTTAGAGGCCAAAGTCACCAACATATTGCAAAAGTCTTTTGACGGCTTAAGCCCACTGATTTGCCGCGAGATAATATACCGTTCCGGCCTAGACGCTGATTTAATTCTTGATCACTGTGGTGAACATGAATTAAGACTGCTTTGGCAATCCTTAGCAGCAATAACTGAAAATGCGCGTAAAGGCGTCTATTATCCTGTCATTTTATTTGACCGTTCAGGTTTGCCGGTTGATTATGCTGCCTTTGATATCAGTCATCTGGAAGGTCTATCCAAACAAACCTCTGCTATGTGCTCAATACTTGATCAGTATTATACCGCAGTTTATAGTTTAGATTTGGTTAACGGTCAAAAACAAGCTTTAAACCAGATTGTGAATAAAGAAATGAAACGCCTGCAGAAAAAAATAGATATTTATCAGCAGAACTTAGTAGATGCAGAAGAAGCCGAAATATATAAGCTTTACGGTGAATTGTTAACAGCTAATTTATACCGCGTATCTTCTAAGGATACAGATGTTGAATTAGAAAATTTTTACCGGCCCGGTGAAACTGTTGTAGTCAAGCTTGATAGCAGGCTTTCTCCGTCAGAAAACGCACAGAGTTATTTTAAAAAATATCTTAAATCTAAAAACACAAAGCTCTCGGCAGAAGAACTTTCCAAACAGGCGCATTCTGACTTGGCTTACCTGGAAAGTGTGGAGACAGCTATTGCGCAGGCGGTAACAACAGCAGAAATGGCTGAAATAAAACTGGAACTGGTAGAAGAGGGTCTGCTCAAGGAAACTTCCCGGCGGATTAATCATAAAAAAGTGAAAAAAGATAAAAAAGACAGGAATAAACCTCGCCCCATGAGTTTTTGCTCAACTGATGGCATACAGATACTGGTCGGAAAGAATAACAAGCAAAATGATTACCTGACCATGAAAATTGCTTCCGAGAAAGATATTTGGCTGCATACTAAGGATATACCTGGTTCTCACGTAATTATCCGAACAGAGGGCAAGGAGGTATCCGAAAATACACTGCTTGAGGCGGCAAGTTTGGCTGCCTATTTCAGTAAAGCCCGTAATTTAGCTAAGGTTCCGGTAGACTATACAGCAAGAAAATTTGTGCATAAGCCTAACGGCGCAAAACCCGGCTATGTTATATATGATAAGCAAAAGACTTTATTGGTTGCGCCTAATGAAGAATTATTGGAAAATCTGACAGCACAAAAACCCCTTTAA
- a CDS encoding phage tail protein yields MDYFLGQIIVFPYSFVPVGWMLCNGQQLSVQQNAALFSLIGNKFGGNGQTTFNLPNLQGAEAIPGTGYYICVSGIYPTRE; encoded by the coding sequence ATGGATTATTTTTTGGGACAAATTATCGTATTCCCATACAGTTTTGTACCAGTGGGATGGATGCTGTGCAACGGACAACAGCTTTCAGTACAGCAGAATGCAGCCCTGTTTTCCTTGATAGGCAACAAATTCGGCGGAAACGGCCAAACCACTTTCAATCTTCCCAACCTGCAAGGAGCAGAAGCAATACCGGGTACCGGATATTATATTTGTGTCTCCGGCATATACCCGACCAGGGAATAA
- a CDS encoding lasso peptide biosynthesis B2 protein — MFLHVLCLTGILRAFVIMLPFKWIARYLGKQGMNSPAEENVVKLEAAQKIGRAVEIVSRYTPWESKCMVQAITAKVLVRKRGIANTMYFGVRKNKKNGLVAHAWLRVGPAIITGNCSVEEFKVVSLFGDYGCDYIVRKDCSE; from the coding sequence ATGTTTCTCCATGTTTTATGCCTGACGGGTATCTTGAGGGCGTTTGTTATAATGTTGCCTTTTAAGTGGATAGCCAGGTATCTGGGAAAGCAGGGTATGAACTCGCCTGCTGAAGAAAATGTTGTGAAACTGGAGGCAGCCCAAAAAATTGGCAGAGCAGTAGAGATTGTAAGCCGCTACACTCCGTGGGAAAGCAAATGCATGGTCCAGGCGATAACAGCTAAGGTTTTAGTAAGAAAAAGGGGCATAGCAAATACAATGTATTTTGGAGTAAGGAAGAATAAAAAAAATGGATTGGTTGCCCATGCTTGGCTTAGAGTAGGACCGGCAATAATTACCGGCAACTGCAGCGTGGAGGAGTTTAAAGTCGTATCTCTTTTTGGAGATTATGGTTGTGATTATATTGTTCGGAAGGATTGTAGTGAATGA
- a CDS encoding nucleotidyltransferase domain-containing protein — translation MIYRKSSKKISPELLLLLHCVNLNMGKEKNHILLPQSVNWDLFLHLAVYHRLFPLAYKTLCSLNNPAVPAEVINALQQEYRQNALRSLCMTGEMVRIINSFEENGIQCLVLKGHPLAFKLYGDFALRPSKDIDILVEPQKLEKAEKILKEEGYINNTYDFPMTPRQKRSQINQLKHYNYFNSERNICLEIHWKIHHIDLGLPALSNLCTRKLEIAGSMVPVMADEEWLWFLMVHGCGHKWFRLRWLCDIDRFMRQSNCLDWDKIIFMANKSEFKVILHQTMILLKELFALPIPAGMKQSVLHDDKAWDLAKTVINKLVDQEDNISELQFLYLKNLILIINYNLKLYSGFSNKLAYISSLCKPIGQDYKLISLPDSLYPLYYFIRPFAWLWRRISIARGNTL, via the coding sequence ATGATATATCGTAAGTCATCTAAAAAAATATCACCTGAACTGCTGCTTTTGCTTCATTGTGTCAACCTCAATATGGGAAAAGAAAAAAACCATATCCTGTTGCCGCAATCCGTAAATTGGGATTTATTTTTACACCTGGCTGTGTACCACAGGCTGTTTCCTCTGGCCTATAAAACATTGTGCAGTTTAAATAACCCGGCAGTTCCCGCTGAAGTCATCAATGCTTTGCAGCAGGAGTACCGGCAGAATGCTCTAAGGTCTCTCTGTATGACCGGTGAAATGGTAAGGATTATTAATAGTTTCGAGGAAAATGGAATTCAATGTCTGGTTTTAAAAGGTCATCCTCTGGCATTTAAACTATACGGGGATTTTGCTTTAAGACCATCCAAGGATATTGATATACTGGTTGAGCCACAGAAATTGGAAAAGGCCGAAAAAATACTGAAAGAAGAAGGTTATATAAATAATACATATGATTTTCCCATGACTCCACGTCAGAAAAGGTCACAAATAAACCAATTAAAGCATTACAATTATTTTAATTCTGAGCGCAATATTTGCCTGGAGATTCACTGGAAGATTCATCATATTGATTTAGGGCTGCCGGCATTATCAAACTTATGTACCAGGAAGCTGGAAATTGCGGGAAGTATGGTACCTGTTATGGCGGACGAAGAATGGCTTTGGTTTCTTATGGTGCATGGGTGTGGTCACAAGTGGTTTCGTCTGCGGTGGTTGTGTGATATTGATAGATTCATGCGGCAAAGCAATTGCCTGGATTGGGATAAAATTATTTTTATGGCAAATAAATCTGAATTTAAAGTCATTTTACACCAGACAATGATTTTACTAAAAGAACTTTTTGCACTACCCATACCTGCCGGTATGAAGCAAAGTGTGCTGCATGATGATAAAGCATGGGATTTGGCCAAAACGGTGATAAATAAATTAGTTGACCAAGAAGATAACATATCTGAACTGCAGTTTTTATATCTAAAAAATTTAATACTCATAATTAATTATAATTTAAAGCTTTACTCCGGATTTTCCAATAAGCTAGCATATATTTCTTCACTATGTAAGCCGATTGGCCAAGATTATAAACTAATTTCTCTTCCCGATAGCTTATACCCGCTATATTATTTTATCAGACCTTTTGCTTGGTTGTGGAGGCGTATAAGTATTGCAAGAGGAAATACACTGTGA
- a CDS encoding helix-turn-helix domain-containing protein: protein MNRLQIVYRFEMRPTKEQQKKMFHTLKLCRKLYNWSLSERQRVYKETGQGLTYNKQQNMLPGCSL, encoded by the coding sequence GTGAATCGTTTGCAAATTGTCTACCGGTTTGAAATGCGTCCGACCAAAGAGCAACAGAAAAAAATGTTTCACACACTAAAACTTTGCCGGAAACTCTATAACTGGTCTTTATCTGAGCGTCAGCGTGTGTATAAAGAAACCGGCCAAGGGTTGACATATAATAAACAGCAGAATATGCTGCCGGGCTGCTCTTTGTAA
- a CDS encoding lasso peptide biosynthesis PqqD family chaperone, with protein MYKRQKIKPESIIVQATGFIAADLDGEKAMLSVEKGKYYGLNSIGSRIWDLIDRPVSVKEIIATLIEEYDVAENTCHGDVCIFLNKIYDEGLIAIV; from the coding sequence ATGTATAAACGCCAGAAAATTAAGCCTGAATCAATTATTGTCCAGGCAACCGGTTTCATTGCAGCCGATTTGGATGGCGAAAAGGCCATGCTGAGTGTTGAAAAAGGCAAGTACTACGGACTTAATTCCATTGGGAGCCGGATTTGGGATCTGATTGACAGGCCTGTCAGTGTTAAAGAAATAATTGCAACGCTAATTGAGGAGTATGACGTTGCTGAAAATACTTGTCATGGGGATGTATGCATTTTTTTAAATAAGATATATGATGAAGGACTTATTGCCATTGTTTAG
- a CDS encoding IPT/TIG domain-containing protein yields the protein MKKIVFYQFYIIVIIISIICLSAKPAAYAASASINVSQDVATDSSIIDENKAHPMINPVTDNSGSINVNWVGSVLDYEPPLTYERAAVKFSLAGITGTITTATFKFYVVDVEGSPVVNIIPTEDDTWNETDSSPAFPTYNAENILYSMPVTPDDCEKFKEFNVKDYIQSCVDAGKTNVVFVLTGIEGEGLCDFNFVSNQDDNTDLWSKLDLTYTPVPTPPTVTGPEYTGDTRPTWSWSTGGGGNGTFRYKLDDDDLSLGATTTTSLSYTPGSDLSNGSHTLYVQESNGVIPARWSDSGSFTITVVLPAPVVSSISPTSGPSAGGTSITISGTGFTGATGVKFGSTAATGYTVDSDTSITATSPAGSGTVDVTVTTSGGTSATGSGDQFTYILDNGGLNYDLSVWATTPSMTVYDGKLYTTWVENTSGHTQIRVKKYNGTTWENADSGSLNMDTQKGAYNPILMPYGSDLYLAWYEETGADYQVYGREYNRTANSWENVEDLSYSANKAFNVKLAACNNILYAVWLENNGIKNQVRAKVFAGSTWNQADPGTLNCDPAQKATLPSVAVYSNTLFAAWSEKGNIRVKKYDGGTSWSTADNNTSINIDSTKFADMPILLADSSNLYIIWAEQDNSGIYQIRAKKYNGTSWDQIDSGSLNDSSSQDASMLNGTVYNNILYAAWTENGKVKIKSYASGTWKTADDINYDLSKASSGPAFAEYDSKLYVSWKEGSGTADKIRAKVYAGE from the coding sequence TTGAAGAAAATAGTATTTTATCAATTTTATATAATTGTTATTATTATATCAATTATATGCCTTTCAGCGAAACCTGCCGCTTATGCAGCAAGTGCTTCAATTAATGTATCACAGGATGTTGCGACTGATAGTTCTATTATAGATGAAAACAAAGCACATCCAATGATCAATCCGGTTACTGATAACTCTGGAAGTATAAATGTTAACTGGGTTGGGAGCGTACTAGACTATGAGCCTCCTCTTACATATGAAAGAGCGGCTGTCAAATTCAGTCTTGCCGGAATTACAGGTACAATTACCACTGCCACATTTAAATTTTATGTTGTCGATGTTGAAGGAAGCCCTGTGGTAAACATAATTCCAACCGAGGATGACACTTGGAATGAAACTGACTCAAGTCCGGCTTTTCCTACTTATAATGCAGAGAATATCCTTTATTCAATGCCAGTAACTCCTGATGACTGTGAAAAATTTAAAGAATTTAATGTTAAAGATTATATTCAATCATGCGTTGATGCTGGGAAAACAAATGTTGTTTTCGTACTGACAGGGATAGAGGGTGAAGGTTTATGTGATTTTAACTTTGTCAGCAATCAGGATGATAATACAGATTTATGGTCAAAACTGGATTTAACTTACACTCCGGTGCCAACTCCTCCTACGGTAACCGGACCGGAATACACCGGTGACACGAGACCTACCTGGAGCTGGAGTACGGGTGGAGGGGGCAATGGAACATTCCGATATAAACTGGACGATGATGACTTATCTTTGGGAGCCACTACAACGACCTCACTGAGTTACACTCCGGGAAGTGACTTATCCAACGGTTCTCATACTCTTTATGTGCAGGAATCGAATGGTGTAATTCCGGCCCGCTGGTCGGATAGTGGCAGCTTCACTATTACTGTAGTTCTTCCAGCCCCGGTGGTGAGCAGCATCAGCCCGACCAGTGGGCCATCAGCCGGAGGGACATCAATAACAATCAGTGGCACCGGCTTTACTGGGGCCACTGGGGTGAAGTTCGGCAGCACAGCGGCTACCGGCTATACAGTTGACAGCGATACCTCGATCACAGCCACTTCCCCGGCGGGGAGCGGCACAGTGGATGTGACGGTAACAACGTCAGGTGGGACCAGCGCGACGGGTTCGGGCGATCAATTTACCTACATCCTTGATAACGGAGGCCTGAACTATGATTTGTCAGTTTGGGCGACGACGCCAAGCATGACTGTTTATGACGGTAAACTCTATACAACCTGGGTGGAAAACACGAGTGGTCATACGCAAATAAGAGTAAAGAAATATAACGGCACAACATGGGAAAACGCTGACAGCGGCAGTTTGAATATGGATACGCAAAAAGGTGCCTATAATCCTATTTTAATGCCCTATGGAAGTGATTTATATCTTGCTTGGTATGAAGAAACGGGTGCTGATTACCAGGTATATGGAAGGGAATATAACCGTACGGCAAATAGCTGGGAAAATGTTGAGGATCTAAGTTATAGCGCCAACAAAGCCTTTAACGTGAAGCTGGCGGCTTGCAATAACATACTGTATGCAGTATGGCTGGAGAACAATGGAATAAAAAATCAGGTCAGAGCCAAAGTATTTGCCGGTAGTACCTGGAATCAGGCGGATCCGGGAACCTTAAACTGTGATCCCGCTCAAAAAGCAACACTCCCATCGGTTGCGGTATACAGCAATACCCTCTTTGCTGCCTGGAGTGAAAAAGGAAACATTAGAGTAAAAAAATATGATGGCGGAACATCCTGGAGTACGGCAGACAATAATACAAGCATTAATATTGACAGCACTAAATTTGCCGATATGCCGATCCTGTTGGCCGATAGCAGCAACCTGTATATCATTTGGGCTGAGCAGGATAATTCAGGTATATACCAGATCAGGGCCAAAAAATACAACGGTACTTCATGGGATCAAATAGACAGTGGCAGTTTGAATGATAGTTCATCCCAAGATGCATCCATGTTAAACGGAACCGTGTACAATAATATTCTTTATGCAGCCTGGACGGAAAATGGCAAAGTTAAAATTAAGTCATATGCATCAGGCACATGGAAAACAGCAGATGATATAAACTATGATCTGTCAAAAGCGTCTTCCGGGCCGGCCTTTGCGGAATATGACAGTAAACTATATGTATCGTGGAAGGAAGGCAGCGGTACGGCAGACAAAATACGTGCCAAGGTATATGCAGGCGAATAA
- a CDS encoding M48 family metallopeptidase, translating into MQLKLNPLWLLLIVSSALFCLLYLWFTLFPGRVIPEAWQYFSTEQITNGRDYNRTQQLLFISGFILKALFLGWFVFSGKAVAVSKYLERLTGSYRWSLLIFFILIWLLLKVINLPLTLYGSYFFQHRWGFSTQSLGFWWLDYFKGSVLDLILSMAGFIILFWSFARWPRTWWLACAVLISFWLLIQSFLWPVLISPLFNRFEPATDPAIINMVHNISQKAGLEIEQVLVMDASRRTTKANAYFTGLGHTKRIVLYDNLLNNYSLDEVEAVIAHEMAHWKQGHIVQGLLWGIVLTFMLWLVLFLLLKQAVPLNTRFPPFVWPLILLYFLLVSFVGSPAENYISRSMEKEADQVAVKLTENEAAAIRLQKNLSVKNTSDVSPPAFIRWFDYSHPPVIERINNIKQIK; encoded by the coding sequence ATGCAGCTTAAATTAAATCCTTTATGGCTATTACTAATTGTCTCGTCAGCTTTGTTTTGCCTGCTTTATTTATGGTTTACTTTGTTTCCGGGACGGGTAATTCCGGAAGCCTGGCAGTACTTCAGTACAGAACAAATTACTAACGGCAGAGACTATAACCGGACACAACAGCTGCTTTTTATAAGCGGGTTTATTTTAAAGGCATTATTTTTAGGGTGGTTTGTTTTTAGCGGTAAAGCAGTTGCTGTTTCCAAATATCTGGAGAGACTTACCGGCAGCTACCGCTGGAGCCTGCTTATATTTTTTATATTGATTTGGCTGCTGCTAAAAGTTATAAACTTGCCTTTAACGCTCTATGGAAGTTACTTTTTTCAGCACCGGTGGGGTTTTTCCACACAGAGCCTGGGTTTCTGGTGGCTAGACTATTTTAAAGGGTCGGTCCTGGATTTAATACTATCTATGGCAGGTTTTATAATATTATTTTGGAGTTTTGCTCGTTGGCCAAGAACCTGGTGGTTAGCCTGTGCAGTTCTTATTTCTTTTTGGCTGCTAATTCAAAGTTTTTTATGGCCCGTATTAATATCACCCCTCTTCAACCGCTTTGAACCGGCGACTGACCCGGCAATCATCAATATGGTACATAATATTTCCCAAAAGGCGGGTTTGGAGATAGAGCAGGTGCTGGTTATGGATGCCAGTCGAAGAACTACCAAGGCCAATGCTTATTTTACCGGCCTGGGGCATACCAAGCGTATTGTGCTATATGATAATTTATTGAATAACTATTCTCTCGATGAGGTCGAGGCAGTAATTGCGCATGAAATGGCGCACTGGAAGCAAGGACATATTGTGCAGGGACTCCTCTGGGGCATAGTGCTTACCTTTATGCTTTGGTTAGTGCTGTTTCTGCTGCTAAAACAAGCAGTACCGCTGAATACACGCTTCCCGCCTTTTGTATGGCCGTTAATTTTGCTGTATTTTTTACTGGTTTCTTTTGTCGGAAGCCCGGCAGAAAACTATATCTCAAGGAGTATGGAAAAAGAAGCTGATCAGGTTGCAGTTAAGCTCACGGAAAACGAAGCTGCGGCTATACGCCTTCAGAAAAATTTATCTGTTAAAAATACATCGGATGTATCACCCCCGGCTTTTATCAGGTGGTTTGATTATTCACACCCACCGGTCATAGAAAGGATTAATAATATAAAACAAATTAAATAA
- a CDS encoding asparagine synthase-related protein, whose amino-acid sequence MGSICGIYNLNGNNINPEISASMMNELGIYKSDYTDTWNAGQVFLGCCVQFITPESVYEKLPYQDKVSNITIAADAIIDNRAELFAKLGIGKCNQEITDSFLILKAYQKWGKACLAHLMGDFAFAVWDGKTGELFCAVDHTGNRTFYYYISPKQFAFSTLIKPLFSTGEKEKKYSDQWICDYLSLPAVIHQLDAELTIYKDILLLPAAHALTVSKQGISKEVYWQVEKQKELKLKSDQEYAEAFRHVLKQAINCRIRSIKPVGIMLSGGLDSTSIACLAAQELGKTGKSLQAFSSIPMEGYRNKLSSGKIADETPYIEAVREYSGNLDVTYCRCDGKNSLSDTDRFFLIFEQPYKILENLFWIDGILSRAGEINTGIMLTGGMGNTTISYGIFRQCIISLMRSGKWIRLVKEIRSYSDLKKINPIRITSELIKALLPYELQITWYKLRNSNWDAPLHLSPINPIYADRMGGRARFKSYKYDPFYIKKMDSFQFRKMMLSPAHLSHLAGIYTKIALAHNLIIRDPSIDKRVIEFCFSVPEEQYIRNGRERFLLRRAMAGILPDKVRLNYGYRGQQSADFVQRLLPMEQEIREEIMKIGQNEQEKKYLDIERIHRTIKAIDLAGTDAFNDYNLRMLLRSIIFCRYLKHMQC is encoded by the coding sequence ATGGGGTCTATATGTGGTATTTATAATTTAAATGGAAATAATATTAATCCGGAAATATCGGCTTCCATGATGAATGAATTGGGAATATATAAATCAGATTATACGGATACATGGAATGCCGGCCAGGTATTTTTGGGATGCTGCGTTCAATTCATTACCCCGGAATCGGTTTATGAAAAGCTTCCTTATCAAGATAAGGTATCTAATATTACAATTGCCGCAGATGCAATAATAGATAACAGAGCAGAACTGTTTGCCAAACTTGGCATTGGAAAATGTAATCAAGAAATAACCGATAGTTTTCTAATATTAAAAGCCTATCAAAAATGGGGCAAAGCATGTCTGGCACATCTTATGGGTGATTTCGCCTTTGCCGTATGGGACGGGAAGACCGGGGAATTATTTTGTGCCGTTGATCATACCGGAAACAGAACTTTTTATTATTACATATCTCCCAAGCAATTTGCTTTCTCCACCCTCATAAAGCCCTTATTTTCAACAGGAGAGAAGGAAAAAAAATATTCTGACCAATGGATTTGCGATTATCTTTCCCTGCCTGCGGTAATTCATCAACTGGATGCTGAACTAACCATATATAAAGATATTCTTTTACTTCCCGCCGCCCATGCCTTAACTGTGAGTAAACAGGGAATAAGCAAAGAGGTTTACTGGCAGGTGGAAAAGCAAAAAGAACTGAAGCTTAAATCAGACCAAGAGTATGCAGAAGCCTTTCGGCATGTTCTGAAACAGGCAATAAACTGCAGGATCAGGAGCATAAAACCGGTGGGAATAATGCTCAGCGGAGGACTTGATTCAACTTCCATAGCCTGTCTGGCTGCTCAGGAGCTTGGGAAAACCGGCAAATCCCTACAGGCCTTCAGTTCAATACCAATGGAGGGATACCGGAACAAGCTGTCTTCAGGTAAAATAGCTGATGAAACACCATATATCGAGGCAGTCAGGGAGTATTCCGGTAATCTTGATGTCACCTACTGCCGTTGCGACGGAAAAAATTCATTAAGTGATACGGACCGTTTTTTCTTAATATTTGAGCAGCCCTATAAAATACTGGAAAACTTATTTTGGATTGACGGAATTTTAAGCCGGGCCGGGGAAATAAACACCGGCATCATGCTGACTGGAGGTATGGGAAATACTACTATATCCTACGGGATTTTTAGACAGTGTATAATATCACTTATGCGTTCAGGTAAATGGATTCGGCTGGTAAAAGAGATCCGCTCTTATTCGGATCTGAAAAAAATTAATCCCATTAGAATTACATCAGAATTAATTAAGGCATTGCTTCCCTATGAACTACAAATAACATGGTATAAGCTGCGAAACAGCAATTGGGATGCGCCGCTTCATTTATCCCCTATTAATCCAATTTATGCTGACCGGATGGGCGGCAGAGCGAGATTTAAGAGCTATAAATATGACCCGTTTTACATAAAAAAAATGGATTCTTTTCAGTTTAGAAAAATGATGCTGTCTCCTGCTCATCTCAGTCATTTGGCAGGTATTTATACGAAAATTGCTCTTGCCCATAATTTAATAATCAGGGATCCTTCCATTGATAAAAGAGTAATAGAATTCTGTTTTAGTGTACCTGAAGAGCAGTATATCAGAAACGGCAGGGAGAGATTTTTATTGAGGCGTGCCATGGCAGGCATACTTCCGGATAAAGTAAGACTCAATTACGGGTATAGGGGACAGCAAAGTGCCGATTTTGTGCAGAGACTGCTGCCCATGGAGCAAGAAATCAGAGAAGAAATCATGAAAATCGGTCAAAATGAGCAGGAAAAAAAATATCTTGATATCGAAAGAATACACCGGACAATAAAGGCAATTGACCTGGCCGGCACTGACGCTTTTAATGATTATAACTTGCGGATGTTGTTAAGAAGTATCATTTTTTGCCGGTACCTGAAGCATATGCAGTGTTAG